The Peribacillus simplex genome contains the following window.
GCTTGTTGTAATATTGGATTTATCAACACCACTAGGAATTACCTTCAACCGGCCGGATTCGTAAAATAATCGGGTTCGAAGCAGACGTGAGAATGGGTTGGGCTTTAAGAAGTCCTCTGCCAATTGAGCAGTCTCTTTTCGTAAATGCGGATGTTCCGAAAACAACATGGTGCGGATGATGGGTCTTGCAAATAGTTCAAAGCCGACATAACTGGCGGATGGGTTACCGGATAAACCGAATAAAATCTTGTTATTATATACGGCTACGGTCGTCACGCTGCCAGGGCGCATGGCCACTTTGTTGAATAGGACATCTGCTCCCACTTTTTGATAAATATCTGGGAGAAGGTCAAAATCGCCGACGGAAACGCCTCCAGTTGTAATGAGTAGATCGACTTCCTCCAAAGCTGTTGAAATGGCTTCGTAGCTTAATTCGAATTCATCTTTAAGCTTTCCATAAAAACGGACTTCTCCTCCCGCCCTCCGTATTTGAGCGGAAAGGGCATACGAATTGCTGTTGCGAATCTTCCCGGGCTGCAAAGGTTCATTAACATCAAGTAGTTCCGAACCAGTAGCGAATAATCCGACGACAGGCTTTTTGGCAACAGGGACTTCTGCATAACCGAATGTTGCCAGTAAGCCGATGATCCCTGGATTGATCGCTGTTCCTTTTTTTACAAGAAGATCCCCTTTCTTTGCGTCCTCACCTTGAAAAGAAACATTTTCCCCTTCTTTAAGTGAGCGTTTAAATGATATGTACTTCTTTCCATCCTTTTCGAATTCCTTCGTGAGCTCGAGCATAATTACGGCATCACACCCAGCTGGCATCTGAGCTCCAGTCATGATTCTTGCAACTTGGTTTTTTTGCACGGGGATAGTCGATACCATACCTGCAGCTAACTCTTCGACCACTTCGAATTCGAGTGGGTTATTTATGGAACCTTCAACGGTATCCCTGGACCTGAGGGTGAATCCATCATATGGCGAGCGATTAAAATGCGGAACATCATTTGTAGCTGTAATATCTTGAGCCAAAAAACGATCTTGACTTTCTTCCAGGGGAATCAGCTCCACTTCTCCTCCTAATTTATGCTTCATCACTTTTTCCACTGCTTCAGCGATACTGATGGGCGTTCTTCTATCTACCATGCTTACAACTCCTGTCTGTTTTCAACAATAAGTTCTATATCAAATGTAGCAGAAATCTTTAAAAATTGAAAAAATCCTCACCGGAATGGGAGGATTTGAATGTTATTTATTACGCAGTCTTCCAAGTTCTTCAGCGATAGCTTCCATTTCACGGACACTGAAATTGTTTTTTTTCATCACCATTTTATAAATATCGTGCAGTTCTTCGTACATTTCGATATCAAAATGGGTTGATTTGATTGCACCGAAGTTCATCACCTTCAATTTATCCTTAATTGCTTCAACCATAAACTCGACACTTTCGGCTGTGTTTTGTGTTAAATCCATACCCCTCATCCTTTCATACGTTCCTAAATTATTTACATCTTTGCATGATTACCCCTAGAAGTCAATGAATATTCGGGTGGAAAACGAAGCTTGAGCCTCAATTCACTTTGTCGTCTTTGCGTTTTAAAGTGAGAGAGTTTGGGAAAAGATAGGAAAAAACTTTTTTAAAC
Protein-coding sequences here:
- a CDS encoding molybdopterin molybdotransferase MoeA; the encoded protein is MVDRRTPISIAEAVEKVMKHKLGGEVELIPLEESQDRFLAQDITATNDVPHFNRSPYDGFTLRSRDTVEGSINNPLEFEVVEELAAGMVSTIPVQKNQVARIMTGAQMPAGCDAVIMLELTKEFEKDGKKYISFKRSLKEGENVSFQGEDAKKGDLLVKKGTAINPGIIGLLATFGYAEVPVAKKPVVGLFATGSELLDVNEPLQPGKIRNSNSYALSAQIRRAGGEVRFYGKLKDEFELSYEAISTALEEVDLLITTGGVSVGDFDLLPDIYQKVGADVLFNKVAMRPGSVTTVAVYNNKILFGLSGNPSASYVGFELFARPIIRTMLFSEHPHLRKETAQLAEDFLKPNPFSRLLRTRLFYESGRLKVIPSGVDKSNITTSLAGANSLTVLPGGTRGFQTGDIVDVLLLDDQEGSKWPW
- a CDS encoding DUF1128 domain-containing protein, which encodes MDLTQNTAESVEFMVEAIKDKLKVMNFGAIKSTHFDIEMYEELHDIYKMVMKKNNFSVREMEAIAEELGRLRNK